The Thunnus maccoyii chromosome 24, fThuMac1.1, whole genome shotgun sequence DNA window CAGGTTTGTGTTTTGATCCTTATATTAGTTTCAGATTCCATTTCATCTTGTTTCATCTAGTTTTGCCAGTAATGATGTGACAgtgagctgtgtgtttgttttcaagcTGGAGAGGACCATGTGGAATATTTTCCTACAAACAACCTGACTCAAGGTGagaaaaatacctttttaaTAAAGAAATGTCATCACATAAAGTCTGACATCACTTTTATAAGAAgtaattttagaaaatataaaatttgaatcatctgttttatgttttccactttttgtgaaacattttacaACTAAAGAGGTGATCTTATCAGCACAGTACACATCATTCAAATAATCAttgaatcaattaatcaatcaatcgatcTGGTGAACGGTGAGGCTCGGTGAGGACTGTAGTAGTGTGGGTTTGTACAGTGTGTTCAGTGTGGTTTTAGGTGAGTGGGCTCGGTTCAGTACAGTCCACAGTGGGCAGAGAGGTTCATCAGTTCACATGAATGCTGGCACTGggccttctctcctcctcctcctctcagttTCATTCCTTTTCAtactctttctctttcaaactTCTCTTTTGTTTCATCGCTTGTCTCTGCTTTCATCTTTTGCCACTGCCGTGCTTCTTACTCTCCATCTGTGTCGCTGTCAATGTGTGGCTCAAAGGAAGCAGCCAAACCTGACGCTGTATCTAGAGGCTTGAACTGTCAAAAAGTcacttcagtgattttaatattgttattcccattttcatgtctgtgtccGTTTCTCCAGGATGTCTTGGCCTGCTCTGTACACTCAGTTGGTGGGGGCGAACCGTCACTCCACCAGCCTGGGTAAAATCTGGCTCTCGGTACTGTTTATTTTCCGGGTCATGGTGCTGGTTGTTGCTGCTGAGAGCGTCTGGGGCGATGAGCAGTCTGACTTCACCTGTAACACATTACAGGTAAGGCAGCTAGTCGGTGAACTCATTTATGAAAATATGGTATATCTATGTTCATGTCTTGTCTCCTTGTTGCGTGGTATGTAGGATGGTATGACATCATGATGACATTTACCTGTATGTGAATACAACAACTCAGTACATGATATTAACTTCAGGCTCAGATTCCTTCTATATAGTAATGAATAGATTTTGGAGCATCATGCTGCATATATTCCAATATTAATTACAAGTCTTAAATGTACTGTCACTACTTAATAGTTTTTGACAGCTCCGAAAGTGAAAGTCTTATATGGCAGAAATATTTGCTAATAAAAGCATTAAAGTGCAACTGTGTAACTTTTgaattagggatgtgcagagagcccagtatttgtatttgtatttgttgaggcagcaaaattatttgtatttgtagttgaataaaagtggaaagaggcttaaaaatcctgtttttgtttttatgacgcttttaattttagaaaaatttaagtgttacattaagtgtttatgaataaactaccttatgaaggaggtccccaaaccaggtctcgaactggagcctcccagatcatagacgtCTGTggtgactactgagctaaaactttactcatcgtctcattgcagacagacctctacctatttatacacccataacacagaaacagcacaccattttttcttcctgaaaacaaataatttttgaaatatttgtatgaaacaaatatttgtaaaaaaaacaaaacaaaacaaaacactatttgtgctttgccgaataatgtatttgtgttcaggcacacccctattaCCCATTTCAATACACTCAGCAGTTTTGCTTTTACAGCCTTACTAGATATTGCTCTGTAACCGACAATACTGACTCCCCTTTATGACTTGTGCTACTGTTACACTTCATTTTAGCTCATTCAGATCACCTAATGACGGCATCTTTAAAGCAACTGACTTAAAGGATGTGTCTGgtgatttttcttattgtctacaaatctcatgtttggctgctaacaagtattgtgtgtgtatccaaagcctgatatattgcTGTCacccaaaaactattaaaaacatgtcaatgagtcacaccgccgcgctgggtgacatgttcatgttagtttgtttagaaacagctccaaagacgAATAACAGCGATCAGGttttcagtctcactctctTCCTTTCAGCCTGGCTGTGAGAACGTCTGCTATGATCAATTCTTTCCTGTCTCTCACATCCGTCTCTGGTGTCTCCAACTTGTCTTTGTCTCCACGCCGACGCTCCTGGTTGCCATGTATGTGGCCTATCGGAACCATAGCGATAAGAAGAGGGTCTTGCAGGTGTGCGTGCtgttcattttcatatattgtttgtatgcatgtatgtttcATATTCATATGTTTCATATAATGTTGTCACGTCACATCATATCACTTCACTTCTTTTCTGGTATGTATGGAAGGTCATTTGAGCAAATAACCTCTcagaaatgtcatgtttggCCTTCCATATATTTGGTCTTGCTTTATCTTGTCATGTCATATTCTGTCATGTCTTGTCATGTGTTGTCTTGTTTAATCATGTCATGCCTCTGTGATCCTGTGTTTCTTTTCTggtcatgttttgtgtgtttatgtgatcCTGTGTGACAGGCGTCTGGTAGAGCTGGTTTCCTCAGCAACAAGGGCCAGGAGGGAGAGCTGGAGACTCTGAAGAGACGGAGACTCCCGATCGCTGGCGCTCTCTGGTGGACATATGCATGCAGTCTGGTGTTCAGGCTGCTGTTTGAGGGAGGCTTCATGTAAGATCTGTGATTCTGATTTCCTGTGAATCTACCATATTGCTGGTTTGGTATAATCATACCATCTGCATACAGTATTTGTGATTGTCTCTCCAGGTATGCTCTGTATGTGGTGTACGATGGTTTCCAGATGCCACGGCTGGTGCAGTGTGACCAGTGGCCGTGTCCTAACCTGGTGGACTGTTTCATCTCACGCCCCACCGAGAAAACCATCTTCACTGTTTTCATGGCCACCGCCTCTTCTATCTGTATGGTCCTGAACATCGCTGAGCTTGCCTATCTTGTTTCCAAGGCTATTACCAGGTAGAGGTATTAATCAGTCAGGCGATTAATTAAGAAAGTATTCAAGCAATTATTATTTCAGCAATGTTACAAAATGACTGTCAATATCTTCATCTGTGTTATTATCTCCTTTTCTCAGGAGTATCTGTGGCCAGAGGGAGAGGAAATCCAGCAGAGAGAGGATGCAGAATAAGACAAACTAGAAGTTGCTTGTCTCAACCTGAGGAAGCAGCGACAACATGGATACATGAAGAAGATATTCCAAAGACTTAAAACAAGCTAAATCTGCAGGATCACAAGTGGAGAACACATGAATGACCCCAAAACtatgtaaatataattaaaaagtggacattttctatGATACCCAAATTGTTGAAGTGTAACATTGAAGgggtggagaggatggaatcAGTATCAACAActcaaaactgtatttttacatgaCATTGTTTCAGATTGTATGTCAATtatgacttctttttttttttaacttgtgttgATAGTGCAGTTGTGTAATATGATATCTAGTTAGACAATGTATTCTAAtgtaaaaaactaaaaaagacACATAGTCTATTTATAATAATGCTATGATTTAGAGCCATCATGCCATCTACTGGcatgaagaaaacatgaaacataaaaaatgtgagGACTCACTagcagctacacacacacacacacacacacacacacacacacacacacacacacacacacacacaaacaaaagttgttaatattttttatttttcatatattcattAAATAACAgttgaataaaaatgttctcacaatttttcacttaacttacacaaataaatgttcattttatctTAATTCTGTGACAGtctgattgtttcatttaaaattgtgtaatactaataatactCTTGTCTGGGAAAACTAAACAGGAATTGTCACTCCTAACTTTGTGGCACAATTACAGACACATGCATCACACAGAAAAGCCTCCTAACAGAACCATACAATGCATTAAACCACATGTACTCACAGTGTCTATTTAGAGAATATTTGTCTTTAGCtatttatttgaaaatcaaCCTAATCTGTAAGAATTCCTACagatggagtttttttttttgataaactACAAGCTCCTGCATGTAGAATATTTACCTCAACAGAATCTTTACATCAGCATATCATCATTTTGTTTACACAGTATACCAACCAACATTAGAATATCATACTGTGTGGACATACTTGAGTTATTTGATTACttaaaacacagatacacagttTATGCTCTGTCCAAAAGTTTATATTTTAGGAGATATTAATCTATTTTTCTGCAATTATGAAAGGACTGGATCCAGATGGGAATAACTACTGGACAGCAAATTATCCTCAGAAGCTTGAAGACACCTGGAGCGCCTCCTTTTCAGGACTGAGTGATAGAGTAAGAAAAAGTTACTGCATATAAAAGAATGTCATATAAGATGTGCAGTCAAATATCATAAATACGTAAGTGAAAGAATGAGGTGGAAGCATTGATGACATTATGTCCATGTGGAAGCATTTCTCCTTTCTCTGAATAGTCCAGATTTCTTTTActctttatttctaaaaaacacatttttttggttaaaccctcatgtttctgtgttgagTGTTGGGAAAGTTGTGTTTggccttttttcccctcagtttTTACAGTACTGatgttatttttcaattttaagacttttaaactatttgacaaaaagtttgtttcagttttttgggttagggttaaatACATCTGTTGACCTTATAAGGACTacacatgcattttcatttacaacAGATGCATCGagtgatatactgtattgaCCTCTGCTGGTGACCATCAGTGACTACAAGAACGCTGACAGGTCCATGAGtcttccctcccttcctctgaAGGACAGTGACTGAGACAAAACTAAGTTACAACAGAAATGTTGGTGAAGAGGTGAAGTCATTCTTTTAACAAGCAACCATGCTGTTAaatcactgtactgtactggGCTGAAAAGGGAAAAGTgcatttaaatagtttttttctaACTTTGGAAGCTACTTGTTTAGAAATATACTTGCGCCTGAAGTACTCACTTTTATGCAATActgattttcttatttatttgtcatttgtatttcattgaaatacatgtttttgctcacttttccacattttgactttgttttttatctgaAACAGCCAACACAATGTGTAGCCTGGTTACACTCCAACAACTAAATGTTACttctaatactactaatactacgaatactactactgctactactagcTGTAATAATactattcattttaataataaaaaaaggacTCCTCAGCAAATAATACGAAGAAAAATTCTTGTGTTAAagtttaaaaactattttaaattgtttgaaTTTGGCTTTTTGCCAGAGGTGTGATGGAGTGGAGTCGcccctgcccacacacacacacacacacacacacacacacacacacacacacaccttccccCGCGACCCCCCCCTAACAACCCCCCTCGTGCGCCCCATGCACGGGGACACCAATGTGTGACAGTGGCGGATGGCCTTGGCCACGCGGGACGCAGCCGCTGCGCTTCGCCTTCGCGGGACAGGTTCCACACGCGCCCTTTTTTTTAGACTAGACTTGCCTcacgtctttttttttactctctctctctctctccctctctccctctctctctccctctctctctctctctctctgtaactctctgtctctctgtgtctctctccctcccgcCTCCTCACCCACTAATCTCGCCAACTCCTCGCTTGTTCGCCTGGAGCCCaaacaaagagaagaaggaggaaagaaGTGAGAGAAGCAGCGCGCAGCCGGGAGGGGAGACGCGTTCAGAGGAGAGCGGTAAGCAGGTGGATGCTGGAGTGATGGTGCTGGTTGAAgtgggagggaagaggagggatTATCATCCTAACACCTGCTGGATTATCCAGCACCTCTCATGCTGCGTTCACTTCCCTGTGGGAAAGACGGCGCGCAGGAAGccacaaatattttatgaattgAATGTAGGATAGTTTTGTGACTTAAAAAAGTGGACATAGGCTCACTGAAATGGATGGAATCCTgagattttaaacttttttaatatcacaatgtctattattaatattattatttaaaaaaaaccccatttgGACAGTAAATTAGGGTGTTTTGGCAATTGGCTCCCTCATGCCAGCCACCCTTGTCTCTCTCATTTGTCTCTTAGAAGTAGGTGGTACTGTAAGtgtagtcaagtcaattttatttgcatatcccaatatcacaaatcacaaatttgcctcagggggcttcaCAGTCTGTACAGTTTTACAACATCCTCTGATCCTTGAttcgaataaggaaaaactcccttaaAACCCTTTAATGGgtaaaaaatagaagaaaactcaggaagagcaacagaggaggatcCCTCTCCCAGAGAGGAAAGATGTGcaatagatgtgtgtacagaatagaaaaagaaagacaaattaaagaaatacagcatagaacaggataacaaaattatgacagatttataatatatataaagaatGTGATGAGTGTAGGCCTATTCACACCAGCCACCTAACTGAACAAAACTGGTAAGGTGTCAAAAATGAATATTCTGCATTCTTCACAAAACTGGCATTTTAAGATATTGCACAAAAATTGTCATTTTCCTACTTTATAAATTATAAGAAACTTAGTTTAAAACCAGTATTCctattaatgttgttttcacagATCACTATAAAACATGGTGCAAATTACCTGGTAGGGCCATCCTAGgatattttgcttttgtgaaaatatcatcatttttattctctatctgtaaaaaaaagaaaaagaaaaagaaaaagaaaaaaaaaagcagatgacAAATCACCTGATGTTTGGAGATGGgccttaatttaatttaatttaatttaatttagtttgaGTTCTGTCATTTCCAATTTAGAAATATCAGTAGTGAAATGCATGAATATACAGTGCATGAAATAGACTTCACATCACACATGTTGTGCATTACAATAATTTTTTAATCTGATCTCTTATACTTAAATGGCGGGAGACCATTTCCAACAGGTTTTCTGTGGTTGGAATATTTGATTTGGGAGAGTATGAAGTTAAAAGTTATTGTTCATAAGTGTTGAGCTGAAGGGGGCAAACAAATTCAATAGAAAATATCCGTCATAATAATAACTGTGAACACTTTGAAGTTGCTGCTCTCAACCACCcagttgttgttattattatttccatatCTCCTGTTTCACTAATGGATATTGCTTTATTGGAGCCCAAAGCTTGGACATTCTTGAGTCTGACAAGATTTGCATTCATTTTAGGCACCATTacctttttgtacatttgtgcACGTTTTTGGACCCTTACACACCTTTGTGCTTCTTTATCAAATAtgttcttttatatattttatttatattttggtaCCTTAAGGCATTTTATGCACCTTTACACATTGTCACAAACCTTTGTGCACTTTCTGTGTATTCTTGTGCAGTCGCTGTCTTTGAACTATTATCAGTTTGTAGAGCAATTTCCTCAAGAAAAAACACTGGTCATGTTAGCTGCATTAACTAAGTTGTTCTCACTGAATTACAATGTTAATGCATGTGAGCCGAGCCAGAGTAGGTTGCGTCATTTACTGGATAATGATCAGAATTGTCTTTCATCTGAACATTGCCACTGTCTGCATATCTTAACAGGGTTTTCAGGGTGCAAACGGCAGGCCAAGAGTTAACTGTTTGACTGTTTTAGCACAAAGACCTCTGATCCATCAAAAGCACACGCCAGCCAGGACAATGTCCATCTGGCAGCTTCTCTATTGTCTGTCTTGACAGATGGTATTTCATCACGTCAACACATcatgtacatgtacacatgCCACAGTTCGACTGGTGTATCAGTAGACTGTTAATTGGTTTCCTCATTTGTTAGCCGAGAATAGGAATGTTTCATTCAACTGTAGGATTTCAGAAAAGTCACTAAATGTGAGCAGCTATGACATCATTTGAGGtggatttttaaacttttattgtattaatgtaataaaacacaacttcTTAATGATATTTCATATATGTACCTTAAGTTTGTATAGTACTCTATCGTGTTTGTTTGGTGACATTATATTTTAGGAGATTTTATTCATTGGTATTACTTTAGTATTCTTAAAGGGAACTAGTGTTTTTTTGATAACCTGTgagtagttttcttttttaaaatgttaaatggatGGTTGCTTGATTTTTCAGACTTCTGATTTACTTCTTGTGAGGGTAGATGATGGGTTTATGTTTCATGCTAGAGGTAAAATAAGTTGTAGATGACCTCATTCAGTTGTGACAGAGTGCTGGCTCAGATATACAGACGTAGCGTATGCTACTgtaactgtgagtgtgtgtatgtgtttgcgtgtgtgtacaTATCAGTCGATCCCAGGCAAACATTTGCCCTCCTCAGCATTCCTGGGATGTGATGAGTCCAGCATTCAACAGGGACGACCTGTTATCCACTCATTCACTTCCCGCAGATGGCCAGCCATTGTCCGCTAGACAGCCAGCCCTgcggcacatacacacacacaaacgtaaCTACACACAAATGCGTGCACATCTGCAagcaaatgtatgtgtgtatataatataGTAAAGACACAGGCATGCATGCACAGATTTGCAGAGAGTGACATATGGACATGAATAGATACAGTATTGTTCTGTCTTTATGATTATGTTTAACTAATTCTAAAATCTGGAAATTATAAAAAATCTAAAGTATTTTAATTATAATGATAAGGACTAGAGCTAGACTGATAGATGAGCTGATATCTTGGTCGATATTAGCATATGGTAgatatatctgtatctgtacaCGTCGGCTGATAAGTCATTGCAATGCAGAAATAAATACGTGTAGATATAGTGTCACCATTACCCAGTTGGGCCatcagagagcactgacaagtttattttatccAGTTCATTATCAgccgactctgcagctcctctcaggtCAACGCAGCGTTTTAGtttcttttagctcattgttttggttgcaTCTTCACTTTTTTGGTTTAGTCTCACTGCTTTCATCAGTGTGATTTCCAGATGCACCAGACAGCAAAAACGCTCTAAAGACCCTCTGTACGCTACCTGCCccgcaccaaacagcagacaaagttagcaactagctggtgaacatagtgaagcatttagcagctaaacagcCTGATATTTCCTACTGGAGAGTGAATGTCTAActaggcaactgtttgctaacaagttcaccatatcaacttaaaaggtgatactATGTAAGTGTTTTGTTTATAGCTTGCTTCTGCACCCAAGAGGTGGTTGTGCAGATTTTGCTGTGCCAAGTCTTCCTTTTAATAGGTCTAGAGTCACTAAACATGGAGCTGTTTGGTTGCGTCGTGTGATAAGTTGACTAGACACACATTTCTCATACCATGGCTGCTTCTGGTTTATTTTATAGGTGTGATTGCTTAGGGAGTTTAGTTAATTTGTAGGTTCTATTTTCAAATagattctgcattcattttaaatctcttaaaattgaaatgtaaatgacaatTTTGTGTGTGACAATGACCTGTAGAGTTAACAAGAGCATTTTGTCTCTCCTTTCAGgatattgttttttcttctgatcTCTGGTCGATGGATTTATCACtgacaatacaacaatattttagtaagcctgttttcactttttgttgtctctgtgtctcctctgaCCCCAAACCATGTGATAGACATTTCTTTCAGGCCCTCGTCTGTTCTATTACTAAAAGGAATTTCGGTACAGGCTGGTAATGAAACCCCAGAGTCTCTAAGACCTAGTTTGTTGTCAGGATTAACAACTGTCCTTACTGACTGGAACTATATTTACCATATTGACACAGTATCAGTGAACAATTGGAAACTATTGTAGCTTTTAGGTAAATATGAACATGTGGTAAAAACCTATTGCAAAACAGTCTATAAGTTGGCAATTTGAAACATTCAAAATTATGTATGTTTAAGATTAAAGATGACTGGACATAAACTCTGTAAGCTAGACAGTGGACAAGTAATAAGCCAGCCAAAAAGTGGAAGTTGAATGATTTATGACTGATTTTATTCTTATAGTAGTTGATACACCTCCCAACTGTGGTCCCTGACTATCCGAGTATCCTTCTCAATTGTCTTTGAGAAAGTTGTTTGAGTTAGATTGTCGTGGGTCCCATCTCCTGAATGATCCTTGCTGAGAACAAACTCctatagaatttttttttcaaacctaTTGGACATTGGTATTTTAAAGAATAAGGTTGacatcccattaaaagacccaaaccaacaatgaacttaTCTCATTCTTCTGTGCTATTAGCTTCCATTGTTGTAATctatgaaaacacatcaatgtgCTACACGTCGCTCTTGAAAATGGCCATCGTAGTTTATTTTACATCAATCCTGTGCTGGTGTTGTAATTACTCATAGCCccccaaatgtgtattaatccacccttgaaaatagtccccaacaaattttttcctgtttgagtaacattttgCTAAAAAATAACAGTGCCTAGTTATTCTTaagtaggaaccaatgggcttggggctgagagccacagacagggacAGGAAGTAGAAAAGACagactaactttttttgtgtgtcttcacAGAATTTGTTGACACCAAGAAAAAATAGAGTATAACctagacttatcctttaaaataaatatccaTCCACTACTAAGTCTTCATTCCTATAATATACCACATAATCTGTCCACCTCCTCCATACAGAACTTCTGCCTCCTTCCCTGACTCCTGCTCATCCTAACAGGgacttcttgtttttctctccaggcTAGAAAATCGAGTGAAGCATGGGTGACTGGAGCTTTCTGGGGCGGCTGCTGGAGAATGCTCAAGAACACTCCACTGTGATAGGAAAGGTGACTGATTGACTGTTGATTAACTTGATCAACATGAAATTATATCACATGAAGTTTACCCTCTTTCTCTCAGATAATCCTTTGCACCCAACAGTATTCATAATGGCCACATTTTAGAATCCTTTCTGATGTTTCTAACAGCTTCACCATGTGGCTCAGTTGCCTCTTTTGTACCACAATCCAATACGACACATTATACCAGCTGAAGTGcctgttctgttttttaaacCTTCCGTCCTTCCTTGTCAGGTTTGGCTGACCGTCCTCTTCATCTTCCGCATCTTGGTGCTGGGTGCAGCAGCCGAGGAGGTCTGGGGTGATGAGCAATCTGACTTCACCTGTAATACACAACAGCCCGGTTGCGAGAACGTCTGCTACGACGAGGCCTTCCCCATCTCCCACATCCGTTTCTGGGTGCTGCAGATCATCTTTGTCTCCACGCCAACCCTCATCTACCTGGGCCATGTCCTGCACATTGTCCGcatggaggagaagaggagggagagggaggaagagctCAGAAAGGCCGGACGGCACCAAGAGGACCATGACCCTCTATACCACAATGGAGTTGGagacggaggaggaggcgggaagAAGGAAAAGCCACCAATCCGTGACGAGCATGGGAAGATCCGGATCCGAGGGGCGTTACTGAGGACCTACATCTTCAACATCATCTTCAAGACCCTGTTCGAGGTGGGCTTCATCCTAGGACAGTACTTCCTCTATGGGTTCCACCTGAGGCCGCTCTATAAATGTGGCCGCTGGCCCTGCCCCAATACTGTGGACTGCTTCATCTCCAGGTTAGAGGGTCTCATTTAATTTTAGGACATGTTTGTTTTAgatgtttctttgtgtcttgatttttttcttgtatgtttgtgttgttcattTGCCATGCAAAGCCAACTTTTCCCATCCACTGAAACCTTTTCATATATATTTGATTCAATTGACCATTCGCTAAGCCTCACcacttagttactgttgctatgcctGTCACACTTTCTGTTCTCACACAGCCTATAACCCAACAAACTAATGCAGTAAGTTAATAATGTGCTCCTTAGCCTTGGAAATAATGCCAGGTTGCTAGTGTAGGTATTAAGCTAGTTAGCTAGACAAGGTAATGATTGCAGCTGATgttagagcagataaacacactgttaaaaacatttactataattacatttgttttcatttgtgaatTAAAGAGGAACTCCAcactaaattattttttgtgctgtacacataatcacatagATTCATGTTGGCATATTATAATACAGGTGATTTTTGCAACAATATACATATTTTGTGCAATCTTGTATGTATCTGCTTGTAGCCTGAAGTTCAGTTCAGCCAAATTCTCTGGCCCCTCGCTAACCCTGATGTAAACTATATTTCGTACATTTACCCTCCCAACTGTGGTAGCGGTTGCCGTGTCGTGACTGTCAAAGCAGTGCTGGACTCTTTCCAGTAGAAACATAGAAAGAACACATCCTGGTTAAATAGCCACAAGGCCACCCCTCATACAGCTcctctgttgcatttttttaatatgatgGGAGGGAGAGTTCTTGCAAAATTTGAATGTGTACTTactttttaaactatttttgttcatttgttgttgCAGACCAACTGAAAAGACAATCTTCATCATCTTTATGCTGGTGGTTGCCTGCGTGTCTCTGGCCCTCAACCTGCTGGAGATCTACCACCTGGGCTGGAAGAAAGTGAAGCAGGGGGTCACCAATGAGTTTGTACCCGACAGTGATTCGCTGCCGATGGGTGCAGATGAACCCGACGCAGAGACGATTCCTGAGCAGACCTCTGCAACAGTGCTTGACTGTTTGCCAGCGTACGGCAGGGTGAGCGTAGTGGGGGCTGCGGAGGGAGGAGCCTACAATCCAACTGAGACCTCCTTAAACCCTAACATAGCAACCACCCCTGTCAAGATGGATG harbors:
- the LOC121892158 gene encoding gap junction beta-1 protein-like isoform X1 — protein: MILYAHLHHLGPLSRKSSYFILADLTAEAHLLFDAKEAGAAAGEDHVEYFPTNNLTQGCLGLLCTLSWWGRTVTPPAWVKSGSRYCLFSGSWCWLLLLRASGAMSSLTSPVTHYSDKKRVLQASGRAGFLSNKGQEGELETLKRRRLPIAGALWWTYACSLVFRLLFEGGFMYALYVVYDGFQMPRLVQCDQWPCPNLVDCFISRPTEKTIFTVFMATASSICMVLNIAELAYLVSKAITRSICGQRERKSSRERMQNKTN
- the LOC121892158 gene encoding gap junction beta-2 protein-like isoform X2; this translates as MSWPALYTQLVGANRHSTSLGKIWLSVLFIFRVMVLVVAAESVWGDEQSDFTCNTLQPGCENVCYDQFFPVSHIRLWCLQLVFVSTPTLLVAMYVAYRNHSDKKRVLQASGRAGFLSNKGQEGELETLKRRRLPIAGALWWTYACSLVFRLLFEGGFMYALYVVYDGFQMPRLVQCDQWPCPNLVDCFISRPTEKTIFTVFMATASSICMVLNIAELAYLVSKAITRSICGQRERKSSRERMQNKTN
- the LOC121892158 gene encoding gap junction beta-6 protein-like isoform X3, coding for MSWPALYTQLVGANRHSTSLGKIWLSVLFIFRVMVLVVAAESVWGDEQSDFTCNTLQASGRAGFLSNKGQEGELETLKRRRLPIAGALWWTYACSLVFRLLFEGGFMYALYVVYDGFQMPRLVQCDQWPCPNLVDCFISRPTEKTIFTVFMATASSICMVLNIAELAYLVSKAITRSICGQRERKSSRERMQNKTN
- the LOC121892111 gene encoding gap junction alpha-3 protein-like; this encodes MGDWSFLGRLLENAQEHSTVIGKVWLTVLFIFRILVLGAAAEEVWGDEQSDFTCNTQQPGCENVCYDEAFPISHIRFWVLQIIFVSTPTLIYLGHVLHIVRMEEKRREREEELRKAGRHQEDHDPLYHNGVGDGGGGGKKEKPPIRDEHGKIRIRGALLRTYIFNIIFKTLFEVGFILGQYFLYGFHLRPLYKCGRWPCPNTVDCFISRPTEKTIFIIFMLVVACVSLALNLLEIYHLGWKKVKQGVTNEFVPDSDSLPMGADEPDAETIPEQTSATVLDCLPAYGRVSVVGAAEGGAYNPTETSLNPNIATTPVKMDGTAFHPDDFLFDPLHTSYYGNDEKGSTGSHGQLSAVEQNWSNMALELNNLDGKNSSYSYPPPLPSPPTSNSSSPQGGTTPLPPQEEQHSSYPTLPRNTPLYQLSPQEAPMDEEPCTLPYDDFTVVTKAEMHQPPAAAATDIRKPRRASKSSSVRARPDDLAV